From the genome of Carnobacterium viridans:
TTTTAAATGTCCCCATTTTCCTTTAATGTCAGCTGTTCCTGGAAGTCTAAGGTGATAGGTCCATGATCCAAATCCCTCTTTGTAATGTAATTCGAGTTTCTGATTGTCAATTATTTTTATCATTTAAATAGCCCCATTTCTCATTAACTTTATCTATAATTATGATACATGAAACTATAACACATACTAGAATGGAGATTGTTATGAAAAAAAAGAATATAGCTTTATGGACTATTTTTTCAGGTATAGTTATTTCACTAATTCTTATTTTTGGTTCATTTAAAAAAGATGTATGGGATATAAATGCTAATAAATTAGAAGATTTAACTAATGATTTGAGCAATCCTATGGTTATTAATGACTTTTCAAAATGGACTCCTTTTGAATGGGACACGCTTTATAGCTTTACACCATATACTACAAAAGAAACTATCTATGAAGTTGTTGGATATAAATGGGATAATATAAGTGAAACTGCCAATGACAATATGAATCAAATTGTATTTGTTAAAGACAAAAAAGTTATCTGTTATCTTTATGGATATCCTGAAAACACTAATTCTAGCTATCATTTTGGCGAATATGAAGGTGAATACGTAACATTCAGTTCACAACAAAAATTATCCTTTGATACTGAAATTGGTGCAGATGGTATTAGATATTTTAATTCTATTAATCATTAATTAAATCCGATTCTCGACACAACGTTTCAAGCAAATTCATGTATTCATACCATTTTTTGACGTGCTTAAATAGGGAAGTTACATAGTAAGAAACTAAAAGGAGGAATAAATTGTGTCAATCGTAAACCCTAGCCAAGCTAGAGAAGCCTTTTACCAACTACTGAAAGACGTCAACAAAACCACTGAACCCGTCTATATCTCCGGTAAAAATGAAGCGGTTATGATCAGTAAAAAAGACTGGTATGCGATTCAAGAAACCTTATACATTCAGTCTTATGGCGTAGCGGGTGTGATCCATCAGCGTGAACAAGCAAATGAATTTGTTGCAGTGGAGGATATCGATTGGGATACTCTATAAAGTTAGCAAAATCAATGATGAAAGACCTTGAAAATTTAAAATCGGCTCCTTTAGAGCAAAAGTTTAAAGGCATAATAGAAGTTTTAAAAGAGAATCCATTTCAAAATCCACCGCCTTATGTGAAGTTAGTCCGAAATTTAAAAGATAAATATTCACGACGATTAAATATCCAACACCGAGTGGTTTGCTCGGTTGATAATGACGCAAAAGAAGTCATTATTTGGTCGGCTTGGACGCACTACGAAAGATAGAAAATCACTTTTTCCAAAGTGATTTTCTATCTTTTTTTACTTAATAAGCTTATTTCTTCCGGATAAACTATCGAAAAAGACAACGTGCAGTTAGCTAATAAACTCTTATTTATTTTAAAAAAACTAAAGAGAACTTTTTTAAATCAAGGTTCTCTTTCATTGATTCTATTTAATTTTATGTATCTTTTATACGTTTTCATTTTTTATCCTTACTTAATTTATTAAATAGTCTCCAATAGAGATACCAATTAAAACAAATAGAAAAAAATAATAAAACACCTGGGACCCATAATAAGCTACCATCACGTTTGACGTATGCAACATATACAAATCCAAGTAAAATTAAACTCCCAATTGCAATCAAATGAACGATTATTTTCATTATTTTCATATCAATTTTCTCCTATCCTTATTTAAAATAATTTTAAAAGGTACTTAATCAAGAAGGCAAAGGTAGCTCCATAAATGAGCCATTTTCTATTAATCCAATTTTTTTAATTCTTTCTAACAGTTTAGTTAACATTGAATTGTCCCCTAACGAGTTGTTATCAAATATTATAGCATTTCTCATTATATTTTATATCAACATATCAGTTTAATTTACATAAAATGAAAATACAAAGAGTCCATTTTTCAAATGTTCTATATGCACTATTTTAAGCAATTTCATGTATTGAAGTAGACATACTTGCGAGTGTATTTTTGATTTTAATTTGAAGATTCAATATTCTATAGTGACTTTTTGGTATTGCAGCCAAATAAGTTATATGAGTATAACAGGTGACCATAACAGTTTCTTTTGTGCACGTGGCTTTGTATTTTATGTA
Proteins encoded in this window:
- a CDS encoding type II toxin-antitoxin system Phd/YefM family antitoxin; its protein translation is MSIVNPSQAREAFYQLLKDVNKTTEPVYISGKNEAVMISKKDWYAIQETLYIQSYGVAGVIHQREQANEFVAVEDIDWDTL
- a CDS encoding Txe/YoeB family addiction module toxin translates to MGYSIKLAKSMMKDLENLKSAPLEQKFKGIIEVLKENPFQNPPPYVKLVRNLKDKYSRRLNIQHRVVCSVDNDAKEVIIWSAWTHYER